One genomic region from Streptomyces sp. Li-HN-5-11 encodes:
- the recF gene encoding DNA replication/repair protein RecF (All proteins in this family for which functions are known are DNA-binding proteins that assist the filamentation of RecA onto DNA for the initiation of recombination or recombinational repair.) encodes MHITHLSLADFRSYARAEVPLDPGVTAFVGPNGQGKTNLVEAIGYLAALGSHRVASDAPLVRMGAERAVIRAQVRQGERQQLVELELNPGRANRARINRSSQVRPRDVLGIVRTVLFAPEDLALVKGDPGERRRFLDELVTARSPRMAGVRSDYERVLKQRNTLLKTAALARRHGGRSMDLSTLDVWDQHLARAGAELLAQRLDLIAALQPLADKAYEQLAPGGGPVALEYKPSAPGEAHAREDLFAQLMAALAEVRRQEIERGVTLVGPHRDDLLLKLGQLPAKGYASHGESWSYALALRLASYDLLCAEGNEPVLILDDVFAELDTRRRERLAELVAPGEQVLVTAAVDDDVPHVLAGTRFTVSGGTVERV; translated from the coding sequence ATGCACATCACGCATCTGTCGCTGGCCGACTTCCGCTCGTACGCCCGGGCCGAGGTCCCGCTCGACCCGGGCGTCACCGCCTTCGTCGGTCCCAACGGACAGGGAAAGACCAACCTTGTCGAGGCGATCGGCTACCTGGCGGCCCTCGGCAGCCACCGCGTCGCCTCGGACGCGCCGCTGGTCCGTATGGGTGCGGAGCGGGCGGTGATCCGGGCGCAGGTGCGGCAGGGCGAGCGGCAGCAGCTGGTCGAGCTGGAGTTGAATCCCGGCCGGGCCAACCGTGCCCGGATCAACCGTTCTTCGCAGGTCCGGCCGCGGGACGTGCTGGGGATCGTACGGACGGTGCTGTTCGCGCCGGAGGATCTCGCGCTCGTGAAGGGGGATCCCGGTGAGCGGCGCCGCTTCCTGGACGAGCTGGTCACGGCCCGCTCGCCGCGCATGGCTGGGGTGCGTTCGGACTACGAGCGGGTGCTGAAGCAGCGCAACACGCTGTTGAAGACGGCGGCGCTCGCCCGGCGGCACGGTGGGCGTTCGATGGATCTGTCGACGTTGGACGTGTGGGACCAGCACCTCGCGCGGGCGGGTGCGGAGTTGCTGGCGCAGCGTCTGGATCTGATCGCCGCGCTGCAGCCGCTGGCCGACAAGGCGTACGAGCAACTGGCGCCCGGCGGGGGTCCTGTCGCCCTGGAGTACAAGCCGTCCGCGCCGGGTGAGGCGCACGCGCGCGAGGACCTTTTCGCGCAGCTGATGGCCGCGCTCGCCGAGGTCCGCAGGCAGGAGATCGAACGGGGCGTCACCCTGGTGGGCCCTCATCGTGACGATCTGCTGCTCAAGCTCGGCCAGTTGCCCGCCAAGGGGTACGCCTCGCACGGTGAGTCCTGGTCGTATGCGCTGGCGTTGCGCCTTGCGTCGTACGACCTGCTGTGTGCGGAGGGCAACGAGCCGGTGCTGATCCTCGACGACGTGTTCGCCGAGTTGGACACCCGTCGCCGGGAGCGTCTGGCCGAGCTGGTGGCGCCCGGGGAGCAGGTTCTGGTGACGGCCGCGGTCGACGACGACGTACCGCACGTACTGGCGGGGACGCGGTTCACCGTGTCCGGCGGGACGGTGGAGCGCGTATGA
- a CDS encoding DciA family protein: protein MSPEKDPGPGKAAEPSGVDLARVALRAAKEAARARGDVAQQRRQARRGGLRSGARADGRDPMALGAAINRLITERGWETPAAVGGVMGRWPQIVGADVAKHCVPEKYDEDERVLTVRCDSTAWATNLRLLAPTLVARLNEDLGQGAVRLIKVLGPGGGARRYGPLRAPGSAGPGDTYG, encoded by the coding sequence ATGAGCCCCGAGAAGGACCCGGGTCCCGGGAAGGCGGCGGAGCCCTCCGGTGTCGATCTCGCGCGCGTGGCGTTGCGGGCGGCGAAGGAGGCGGCACGCGCGCGTGGGGACGTGGCGCAGCAGAGGAGGCAGGCGCGGCGCGGGGGCTTGCGCTCGGGGGCGCGTGCGGACGGCCGTGATCCGATGGCGCTGGGTGCGGCGATCAACCGGCTGATCACCGAGCGGGGCTGGGAGACGCCGGCGGCGGTGGGCGGTGTGATGGGGCGCTGGCCGCAGATCGTCGGTGCGGATGTGGCCAAGCACTGTGTGCCGGAGAAGTACGACGAGGACGAGCGGGTGCTGACGGTGCGCTGCGATTCGACGGCCTGGGCGACGAATCTGCGTCTGCTCGCTCCGACGCTCGTCGCGCGGCTGAACGAGGATCTCGGGCAGGGTGCGGTCCGGTTGATCAAGGTCCTGGGCCCCGGCGGCGGTGCCCGCCGTTACGGGCCGCTGCGTGCCCCGGGCAGTGCGGGGCCGGGTGACACCTACGGGTGA
- the gyrB gene encoding DNA topoisomerase (ATP-hydrolyzing) subunit B, whose product MLCQKGRFVADSGNPNENIPSTDAAANGAASSNGEVTASYDASAITVLEGLDAVRKRPGMYIGSTGERGLHHLVYEVVDNSVDEALAGHADTIDVTILADGGVRVVDNGRGIPVGIVASEGKPALEVVLTVLHAGGKFGGGGYAVSGGLHGVGVSVVNALSSKVSVEVRTDGHRWTQDYKMGVPTAPLAKHEEIEETGTSVTFWADPDIFETTEYSFETLSRRFQEMAFLNKGLTIRLTDERESAKATSGADEAGADEKDEVKSVTYHYEGGIVDFVKYLNSRKGEVVHSTVIDLEAEDKDKSLSLEVAMQWNSGYSEGVYSFANIIHTHEGGTHEEGFRAALTSLINKYARDKKLLREKDDNLTGDDIREGLTAIISVKLSEPQFEGQTKTKLGNTEAKTFVQRAVYEHLNDWLDRNPNEAADIIRKGIQAATARVAARKARDLTRRKGLLESASLPGKLSDCQSNDPTKCEIFIVEGDSAGGSAKSGRNPEYQAILPIRGKILNVEKARIDKILQNQEIQALISAFGTGVHEDFDIEKLRYHKIILMADADVDGQHISTLLLTFLFRFMRPLVEAGHVYLSRPPLYKIKWGRDDVEYAYSDRERDALIEMGRQRGKRVREDSIQRFKGLGEMNAEELRVTTMDQEHRVLGQVTLDDAAQADDLFSVLMGEDVEARRQFIQRNAKDVRFLDI is encoded by the coding sequence GTGCTGTGCCAGAAAGGGCGCTTCGTGGCCGATTCCGGCAACCCCAACGAGAACATCCCGTCCACCGACGCCGCCGCGAACGGGGCCGCCTCCTCGAACGGTGAGGTCACGGCCTCGTACGACGCGAGCGCCATCACCGTCCTCGAGGGTCTGGACGCGGTCCGCAAGCGACCCGGTATGTACATCGGCTCGACCGGGGAGCGCGGCCTGCACCACCTCGTGTACGAGGTGGTCGACAACTCCGTCGACGAGGCGCTGGCCGGGCACGCGGACACCATCGACGTGACGATCCTCGCCGATGGCGGCGTGCGGGTCGTCGACAACGGCCGTGGCATTCCGGTGGGCATCGTTGCCTCCGAGGGCAAGCCGGCCCTCGAGGTCGTGCTGACCGTGCTGCACGCGGGCGGCAAGTTCGGCGGTGGCGGCTACGCGGTCTCCGGCGGTCTGCACGGTGTGGGCGTCTCCGTGGTGAACGCGCTGTCGTCGAAGGTGTCCGTCGAGGTGAGGACGGACGGCCATCGCTGGACGCAGGACTACAAGATGGGCGTCCCGACGGCTCCGCTGGCCAAGCACGAGGAGATTGAGGAGACCGGCACCTCGGTGACGTTCTGGGCCGACCCGGACATCTTCGAGACCACCGAGTACTCCTTCGAGACGCTGTCGCGGCGCTTCCAGGAGATGGCGTTCCTCAACAAGGGCCTGACGATCAGGCTCACCGACGAGCGCGAGTCGGCGAAGGCGACCTCCGGAGCGGACGAGGCGGGCGCGGACGAGAAGGACGAGGTCAAGTCCGTCACGTACCACTACGAGGGCGGCATCGTCGACTTCGTGAAGTACCTCAACTCCCGCAAGGGAGAAGTGGTGCACTCGACGGTGATCGACCTGGAGGCGGAGGACAAGGACAAGAGCCTGTCCCTCGAGGTCGCGATGCAGTGGAACAGCGGCTACAGCGAGGGCGTGTACTCCTTCGCCAACATCATCCACACGCATGAGGGCGGTACGCACGAGGAGGGCTTCCGTGCGGCCCTGACGAGCCTCATCAACAAGTACGCGCGCGACAAGAAGCTGCTGCGGGAGAAGGACGACAACCTCACGGGTGACGACATCCGCGAGGGTCTGACGGCGATCATCTCGGTCAAGCTGAGTGAGCCGCAGTTCGAGGGCCAGACCAAGACCAAGCTGGGCAACACCGAGGCGAAGACCTTTGTGCAGCGGGCGGTCTACGAGCACCTCAACGACTGGCTGGACCGCAACCCCAACGAGGCGGCGGACATCATCCGCAAGGGTATCCAGGCGGCCACCGCGCGCGTTGCGGCCCGCAAGGCCCGCGATCTGACGCGCCGCAAGGGGCTGCTGGAGTCGGCGTCCCTGCCGGGCAAGCTCTCCGACTGTCAGTCGAACGACCCGACCAAGTGCGAGATCTTCATCGTCGAGGGTGACTCCGCCGGAGGCTCGGCCAAGTCCGGCCGCAACCCGGAGTACCAGGCGATCCTCCCGATCCGCGGCAAGATCCTCAACGTCGAGAAGGCGCGCATCGACAAGATCCTGCAGAACCAGGAGATCCAGGCGCTGATCTCCGCGTTCGGCACGGGTGTGCACGAGGACTTCGACATCGAGAAGCTCCGCTATCACAAGATCATCCTGATGGCGGACGCCGATGTCGACGGCCAGCACATCTCGACCCTGCTGCTGACCTTCCTGTTCCGCTTCATGCGGCCGCTGGTCGAGGCCGGGCACGTGTACCTGTCGCGCCCTCCGCTGTACAAGATCAAGTGGGGCCGGGACGACGTGGAGTACGCCTACTCGGACCGCGAGCGCGACGCACTGATCGAGATGGGCCGCCAGCGCGGCAAGCGGGTGCGCGAGGACTCCATCCAGCGCTTCAAGGGCCTCGGCGAGATGAACGCCGAGGAACTGCGCGTGACGACCATGGACCAGGAGCACCGCGTCCTCGGCCAGGTCACCCTCGACGACGCCGCCCAGGCCGACGACCTGTTCTCGGTCCTGATGGGCGAGGACGTCGAGGCTCGGCGCCAGTTCATCCAGCGCAACGCCAAGGACGTCCGCTTCCTCGACATCTGA
- the gyrA gene encoding DNA gyrase subunit A, with protein MADENTPVTPEEGGDLAMRVEPVGLETEMQRSYLDYAMSVIVSRALPDVRDGLKPVHRRVLYAMYDGGYRPERGFYKCARVVGDVMGNYHPHGDSSIYDALVRLAQPWSMRMPLVDSNGNFGSPGNDPAAAMRYTECKMAPLSMEMVRDIDEETVDFTDNYDGRSQEPTVLPARFPNLLINGSAGIAVGMATNIPPHNLREVAAGAQWYLENPEASHEELLDALMERIKGPDFPTGALVVGRKGIEEAYRTGRGSITMRAVVEVEEIQNRQCLVVTELPYQVNPDNLAQKIADLVKDGKVGGIADVRDETSSRTGQRLVIVLKRDAVAKVVLNNLYKHTDLQTNFGANMLALVDGVPRTLSLDAFIRHWVTHQIEVIVRRTRFRLRKAEERAHILRGLLKALDAIDEVIALIRRSETVDVARTGLMGLLEIDEIQANAILEMQLRRLAALERQKIVQEHDELQAKINEYNQILASPVRQRGIVSEELAAIVEKYGDDRQTKLIPYEGDMSIEDLIAEEDIVVTVTRGGYVKRTKTDDYRAQKRGGKGVRGTKLKEDDIVDHFFVSTTHHWLLFFTNKGRVYRAKAYELPDAGRDARGQHVANLLAFQPDEAIAEILAIRDYEAAPYLVLATKGGLVKKTPLKDYDSPRSGGVIAINLREREDGSDDELIGAELVSADDDLLLISKKAQSIRFTASDDTLRPMGRATSGVKGMSFREGDELLSMNVVRPGTFVFTATDGGYAKRTAVDEYRVQGRGGLGIKAAKIVEDRGSLVGALVVEETDEILAITLSGGVIRTRVNEVRETGRDTMGVQLINLGKRDAVVGIARNAEAGREAEEVDGDVAVDETAEGASTTGTDEGEAPSPE; from the coding sequence ATGGCCGACGAGAACACTCCCGTCACCCCTGAAGAGGGCGGCGACCTCGCGATGCGTGTCGAGCCCGTCGGGCTCGAGACGGAGATGCAGCGCTCGTACCTGGACTACGCGATGTCCGTCATCGTGTCCCGTGCGCTGCCCGACGTCCGGGACGGTCTCAAGCCCGTCCACCGCCGCGTCCTGTACGCGATGTACGACGGCGGCTACCGCCCCGAGCGCGGTTTCTACAAGTGCGCCCGCGTGGTCGGCGACGTCATGGGGAACTACCACCCGCACGGCGACAGTTCGATCTACGACGCGCTGGTCCGGCTCGCGCAGCCGTGGTCGATGCGGATGCCGCTGGTGGACTCCAACGGCAACTTCGGCTCTCCGGGCAACGACCCGGCGGCGGCCATGCGCTACACCGAGTGCAAGATGGCGCCGCTGTCGATGGAGATGGTCCGTGACATCGACGAGGAGACCGTCGACTTCACGGACAACTACGACGGCCGCTCCCAGGAGCCGACCGTCCTGCCGGCCCGCTTCCCGAACCTGCTGATCAACGGCTCGGCCGGTATCGCGGTCGGCATGGCGACCAACATCCCGCCGCACAACCTGCGCGAGGTCGCGGCGGGCGCCCAGTGGTACCTGGAGAACCCGGAGGCCTCGCACGAGGAGCTGCTCGACGCGCTCATGGAGCGGATCAAGGGCCCGGACTTCCCGACCGGCGCCCTGGTGGTCGGCCGCAAGGGCATCGAGGAGGCCTACCGCACCGGCCGCGGTTCGATCACCATGCGCGCGGTGGTCGAGGTCGAGGAGATCCAGAACCGCCAGTGCCTGGTGGTCACTGAGCTGCCGTACCAGGTGAACCCCGACAACCTGGCGCAGAAGATCGCCGACCTGGTGAAGGACGGCAAGGTCGGCGGGATCGCGGACGTTCGTGACGAGACGTCGTCCCGCACGGGCCAGCGGCTGGTGATCGTGCTCAAGAGGGACGCGGTCGCCAAGGTCGTCCTGAACAACCTCTACAAGCACACCGATCTGCAGACGAACTTCGGCGCCAACATGCTGGCGCTGGTCGACGGTGTGCCGCGCACGCTGTCCCTGGACGCGTTCATCCGCCACTGGGTGACGCACCAGATCGAGGTCATCGTCCGCCGTACGCGCTTCAGGCTGCGCAAGGCGGAGGAGCGCGCTCACATCCTGCGCGGCCTGCTCAAGGCCCTGGACGCGATCGACGAGGTCATCGCGCTGATCCGGCGCAGTGAGACGGTGGATGTCGCGCGTACCGGCCTGATGGGTCTGCTGGAGATCGACGAGATCCAGGCCAACGCCATCCTCGAGATGCAGCTGCGGCGACTGGCCGCCCTGGAGCGCCAGAAGATCGTCCAGGAGCACGACGAACTCCAGGCGAAGATCAACGAGTACAACCAGATCCTCGCCTCCCCGGTCCGCCAGCGGGGGATCGTCAGCGAGGAGCTGGCCGCGATCGTCGAGAAGTACGGCGACGACCGCCAGACCAAGCTGATCCCCTACGAGGGCGACATGTCCATCGAGGACCTGATCGCGGAGGAGGACATCGTCGTCACGGTCACCCGTGGCGGTTACGTCAAGCGCACCAAGACCGACGACTACCGCGCCCAGAAGCGCGGCGGCAAGGGCGTTCGGGGCACGAAGCTGAAGGAAGACGACATCGTCGACCACTTCTTCGTCTCCACCACGCACCACTGGCTGCTGTTCTTCACCAACAAGGGCCGTGTGTACCGGGCGAAGGCGTACGAGCTTCCGGACGCCGGCCGGGACGCGCGCGGGCAGCACGTGGCGAACCTGCTGGCCTTCCAGCCGGACGAGGCGATCGCCGAGATCCTCGCGATCCGCGACTACGAGGCGGCGCCGTATCTGGTGCTGGCCACCAAGGGTGGTCTGGTCAAGAAGACGCCTCTGAAGGATTACGATTCGCCGCGCTCCGGCGGTGTCATCGCCATCAACCTGCGTGAGCGGGAGGACGGCAGCGACGACGAACTGATCGGAGCCGAACTGGTCTCGGCCGACGACGATCTGCTGTTGATCAGCAAGAAGGCACAGTCGATCAGGTTCACCGCTTCCGATGACACGCTGCGTCCCATGGGGCGGGCCACCTCGGGTGTGAAGGGCATGAGCTTCCGTGAGGGAGACGAGCTGCTCTCGATGAATGTTGTTCGACCCGGTACGTTCGTGTTCACTGCTACGGACGGTGGGTACGCGAAGCGGACCGCCGTCGACGAGTACCGCGTCCAGGGTCGCGGCGGCCTCGGCATCAAGGCTGCCAAGATCGTGGAGGACCGCGGCTCGCTCGTTGGCGCGCTGGTGGTCGAGGAGACCGACGAGATCCTCGCCATCACACTCTCGGGCGGTGTGATTCGCACGCGAGTCAACGAGGTCAGGGAGACGGGCCGTGACACCATGGGCGTCCAACTGATCAACCTGGGCAAGCGCGATGCCGTGGTCGGTATCGCACGTAACGCCGAGGCGGGGCGCGAGGCGGAGGAAGTCGACGGCGACGTGGCCGTGGACGAGACCGCCGAGGGCGCCTCGACCACCGGCACGGACGAGGGTGAGGCGCCCTCGCCCGAGTAG
- a CDS encoding DUF3566 domain-containing protein, which translates to MSGATGAGSAGTSTGTESDGGGRGSAAQPTDPHTTNLKAIKSSGADSRSSGAKASQGKTVTDNRGSQTQQAAQSAAGQQTPPAASQPGAAPQPQEAAIPQPAAASPLPPGERQSQQPTGPYHPPQAYPAAPSAQSAVRRPRTGAGARTVPRTRKARLRVAKADPWSVMKVSFLLSIALGVCTIVAAAVLWMVMNAMGVFSTVGGTISEATGSNESNGFDLQSFLSLPHVLMFTTIIAVIDVVLATALATLGAFIYNLSAGFVGGVELTLAEDE; encoded by the coding sequence GTGAGCGGAGCCACGGGCGCCGGATCGGCCGGTACCTCCACTGGTACGGAATCGGACGGCGGCGGCCGCGGCTCCGCGGCGCAGCCGACGGACCCGCACACGACCAACCTGAAAGCGATCAAGTCGTCCGGGGCGGACTCGCGTTCGTCCGGCGCGAAGGCATCCCAGGGGAAGACGGTGACGGACAACAGAGGCTCGCAGACCCAGCAGGCCGCCCAGTCCGCGGCCGGACAGCAGACGCCCCCGGCCGCCTCGCAGCCGGGAGCCGCGCCGCAGCCGCAGGAGGCCGCGATTCCTCAGCCGGCCGCCGCCTCACCGCTTCCGCCGGGGGAGCGGCAGTCGCAGCAGCCGACGGGGCCGTACCACCCGCCGCAGGCCTACCCGGCGGCCCCGTCGGCCCAGAGTGCGGTCCGCCGTCCGCGCACCGGCGCGGGGGCGCGCACGGTGCCGCGCACCCGCAAGGCGCGGCTGCGTGTGGCCAAGGCCGACCCGTGGTCGGTGATGAAGGTCAGCTTCCTGCTCTCCATCGCGCTGGGCGTCTGCACCATCGTGGCGGCCGCCGTGCTGTGGATGGTCATGAACGCGATGGGCGTGTTCTCGACGGTCGGCGGGACGATCTCGGAGGCGACCGGCTCGAACGAGTCGAACGGCTTCGACCTGCAGTCCTTCCTGTCCCTCCCGCACGTCCTGATGTTCACGACGATCATCGCGGTCATCGACGTCGTCCTCGCGACGGCTCTGGCGACCCTCGGCGCGTTCATCTACAACCTCTCCGCGGGATTCGTCGGCGGTGTCGAGCTGACGCTGGCCGAGGACGAGTGA
- a CDS encoding maleylpyruvate isomerase N-terminal domain-containing protein, translating to MTTTLAFPVLLRLIDERSSAFRAAVASAPSLDVQVPTCPEWTLFDLAQHIGDGRRSWAATVAAGPAPAKSAAEGAPAAPREREALVAWLAESMEQLLDALREAGPDRGCWTWWGASQSPQTCGAVARHQLQQIAVHTYDAQLTVGAPEPLPDEVALDGVEDFLFTCVATTSAWPHKPTAFDFHATGGHSWRLTVDGDGARSTRIPAPGTTPVAAFGEGPNAAGVSVRGTASELVLFVYDRIPADSLQLEGDAGLFDLLRAWDPEE from the coding sequence GTGACGACGACACTTGCGTTCCCCGTTCTGTTGCGACTGATCGACGAACGGTCGAGCGCCTTCCGCGCCGCGGTCGCCTCCGCGCCCAGCCTCGACGTGCAGGTGCCGACCTGCCCCGAGTGGACGCTGTTCGATCTGGCTCAGCACATCGGCGACGGGCGCCGCTCCTGGGCCGCCACCGTCGCCGCAGGGCCTGCTCCGGCGAAGTCCGCGGCGGAGGGCGCCCCGGCTGCGCCTCGGGAGCGCGAGGCCCTGGTGGCCTGGTTGGCGGAGTCCATGGAGCAGCTGCTGGACGCACTGCGGGAGGCCGGCCCGGATCGCGGTTGCTGGACGTGGTGGGGTGCGTCCCAGTCGCCGCAGACCTGTGGCGCCGTCGCCCGGCACCAGCTCCAGCAGATCGCGGTGCACACCTACGACGCCCAGCTCACTGTGGGTGCCCCGGAGCCGCTGCCGGATGAGGTGGCACTCGACGGTGTCGAGGACTTCCTGTTCACCTGCGTCGCAACGACGAGTGCCTGGCCGCACAAGCCCACCGCCTTCGACTTCCACGCCACCGGGGGCCACTCCTGGCGCCTCACGGTCGACGGCGACGGCGCGCGCTCGACCCGTATCCCCGCGCCCGGCACGACGCCTGTCGCCGCTTTTGGCGAGGGCCCGAACGCGGCTGGCGTCTCCGTTCGCGGCACGGCCAGTGAGCTGGTTCTCTTCGTGTACGACCGTATCCCGGCGGACTCCCTGCAGCTCGAGGGAGACGCAGGTTTGTTCGACCTGCTCCGCGCGTGGGATCCGGAGGAGTAG
- a CDS encoding DUF6344 domain-containing protein: MDQHKVMKLWTAIVTAFLALCTALGLITTTATTAAAAPQPETAPKSTAPVPAQTTSSWSRVHARSLPPTMKQRIRAEAHGKSPSCRHHPLAEAPSLATAPDCGSDAPPLKPTIPLQR; the protein is encoded by the coding sequence ATGGACCAGCACAAAGTCATGAAGCTGTGGACCGCCATCGTCACCGCCTTCCTCGCGCTCTGCACGGCGCTGGGACTCATCACCACGACCGCCACCACGGCCGCGGCCGCGCCGCAGCCCGAGACGGCGCCCAAGAGCACCGCACCGGTGCCGGCACAGACGACCTCCTCCTGGTCCAGGGTTCATGCCCGGTCCCTGCCCCCCACGATGAAACAGCGCATCCGCGCCGAGGCCCACGGCAAGTCCCCCAGCTGCCGCCACCACCCGCTCGCCGAGGCTCCTTCGCTGGCCACCGCCCCCGACTGCGGGTCGGACGCCCCGCCGCTCAAGCCGACCATCCCCCTCCAGCGCTGA
- a CDS encoding DLW-39 family protein has translation MKKLLLVALAAIGGLLVYRQIQADRAEQDLWTEATDSVPTGS, from the coding sequence GTGAAGAAGCTTCTCCTGGTCGCACTGGCCGCCATCGGCGGGCTCCTCGTGTACCGCCAGATCCAGGCGGATCGCGCCGAGCAGGATCTGTGGACGGAGGCGACTGACTCCGTGCCCACGGGTTCGTGA